One genomic region from Sphingobacterium multivorum encodes:
- a CDS encoding DUF6443 domain-containing protein, producing the protein MKNNFLILLSLLGAGAVQGQTLVDNLTLSSYSNQTNIQALKSITLQNGFYIPAPAAGKTITIGIAGFQNILSNPTAGQNYILTRTFRDTVKLAQLANQRTIGQENQSIQYFDGLGRPSQGVQLMASPSYRDIVQHIEYDGFGRESIKYLPHVQNLAGNGSFKPTAKIDQQAYYATTNTWDAAVVKTAKPYAVTVFENSPLNRVQQQGAPGVPWQPVAIRNSVTASTDSGRTVVSDYGTNGTNDVRLWTVNSTGATAGYYAAGKLYKTVIKDENWVSANGKGGTVEEFKDFEGHLVLKRVWETDSKKLETQYVYDDFGDLRYVIPPGFPSTATTLTEATTGDFHELVYAYKYDEKRRLAEKKIPGKGWEWLVYNTNDQAVLTQDAVQRGLGKWSYTKYDAFCRVVQTGLYSKTFASQSAAQADVNTVSKYWEDRVGTAAYTNQAYPKTGQSLQSVNYYDDYVFTGGNTANLQPLNITRSTKIKGLLTGSMVWKDDRSDSMLTISYYDDYGRVIQSVGRNHLNGTDRVTNEYNFPGQVVRSTHVHTPSTGAVVTIITTNEYDHVGRLVQTKKKVNGQDEVIQSRLAYNEIGQLKTKSLHSENGGGSFMTNIGYAYNERGWQTKASSAQFTSQLNYNVNGTTVLGNAQYNGNIAQQLWGYAATTNSTFTYTYDALNRLKSGVSTGTVMSEVLTYDDMGNIKTLVRDNGTAITYNYNNTNKSNRLESLSGGVTGSFTYDLNGNATKDRTGMTLNYNYLNLPKTVTGTGKSIAYTYDASGAKLNRKSTVGGITTEQDYIGGIEYSKASGANPVIERIATEDGFLLNSSGNYSYYYNLTDHLGNVRVVLKKDGTATAPVATVMQKQDYYPFGKTKSIATSINNKYLYNGKEMQTDLNGGTHTLGSSYVLEGQLDYGARFYDAEIGRWNVVDPLAEQMRRHSPYNYSFNNPLRFIDPDGMGPTDIVYFNRKGQETSRVISKTEFKTYVKDSDGNYQLVAMPNVITGKGGSNTTGAVYQKYDYQIAASTAVFNMDKNEGSLSLVTDGGKSIPSSATSQIPDLDPTTVKAIAMQESGIGTGKEANEKKDIMQVNNGVSNFADYSPYKANYGLSKGVVPGPVTSINAGIKDLATKGFKGGVGYNSKTDQMSFKFQGWDKAINNYNGGGAAKYGQDYLKSIKDMIRSSVKPNPQNY; encoded by the coding sequence ATGAAAAATAACTTTTTAATACTACTATCATTACTCGGGGCTGGGGCGGTACAAGGGCAGACGCTCGTGGACAATCTTACCCTGAGTTCCTATAGCAACCAGACGAATATCCAGGCGCTCAAGAGTATTACACTCCAGAATGGCTTTTATATCCCTGCCCCCGCGGCAGGCAAAACCATTACGATCGGTATTGCCGGCTTTCAGAACATTCTGAGCAACCCTACTGCCGGTCAGAACTATATCCTGACGCGGACTTTCCGTGATACGGTTAAGCTTGCGCAATTGGCCAATCAGCGGACCATTGGTCAGGAAAACCAGAGCATCCAGTACTTTGACGGACTGGGCAGGCCGAGCCAGGGCGTCCAGCTAATGGCCAGCCCCAGTTATAGGGATATTGTACAGCATATCGAGTATGATGGATTTGGCAGGGAGAGTATCAAATATCTTCCGCACGTGCAGAATTTGGCGGGAAATGGAAGCTTCAAGCCTACGGCCAAGATAGACCAGCAGGCCTACTATGCGACCACGAATACCTGGGATGCCGCGGTGGTAAAGACAGCGAAGCCCTATGCAGTTACTGTTTTTGAGAACAGCCCGCTGAACCGTGTGCAGCAGCAGGGTGCTCCGGGTGTACCCTGGCAGCCGGTTGCGATCCGCAACAGTGTAACCGCCAGTACCGATTCCGGCCGCACGGTGGTAAGTGATTATGGGACGAACGGGACCAATGATGTGCGGCTGTGGACAGTCAACAGCACCGGAGCCACAGCAGGGTATTATGCTGCCGGCAAACTCTATAAAACGGTGATCAAGGATGAGAACTGGGTATCGGCAAACGGAAAGGGCGGCACCGTGGAGGAATTTAAAGATTTCGAGGGGCACCTCGTGCTCAAGCGTGTGTGGGAAACAGACAGTAAGAAGCTGGAAACGCAGTATGTGTACGACGACTTTGGAGACCTGCGGTATGTGATCCCGCCGGGATTCCCTTCCACGGCCACAACACTGACCGAGGCCACCACAGGCGATTTCCATGAGCTGGTGTATGCTTACAAGTACGACGAAAAGAGAAGGCTGGCTGAAAAGAAAATCCCGGGCAAGGGCTGGGAATGGCTGGTGTACAATACCAATGATCAGGCTGTGCTGACGCAGGATGCCGTACAGCGCGGACTTGGGAAATGGAGTTATACAAAATACGATGCATTTTGCCGGGTTGTACAGACGGGATTATACAGCAAGACTTTTGCGAGCCAGTCTGCGGCACAGGCCGACGTGAACACGGTAAGCAAATATTGGGAGGACCGGGTCGGTACAGCAGCCTATACCAATCAGGCCTATCCCAAGACGGGGCAGTCATTACAATCGGTAAATTATTACGATGACTATGTCTTCACAGGAGGAAATACAGCCAATCTGCAGCCGCTGAATATTACCAGGAGCACCAAGATCAAGGGGCTTTTAACGGGAAGTATGGTGTGGAAAGATGACCGTTCGGACTCGATGCTGACCATCAGTTATTATGATGACTATGGACGTGTGATCCAAAGTGTTGGTCGTAACCATTTGAACGGAACAGACCGTGTGACCAATGAATACAATTTTCCAGGTCAGGTAGTCAGGAGCACACATGTGCATACACCGTCCACAGGAGCGGTGGTGACTATTATCACGACCAATGAATATGACCATGTTGGCAGACTGGTACAGACCAAGAAGAAAGTCAACGGACAGGATGAAGTGATCCAGAGCAGGCTCGCCTACAATGAGATCGGGCAGCTGAAGACCAAGTCACTGCATAGCGAGAACGGTGGTGGCAGCTTTATGACCAATATCGGCTATGCCTACAATGAGCGGGGCTGGCAGACCAAAGCAAGTTCGGCGCAGTTTACCTCGCAGCTGAACTATAATGTGAATGGTACAACGGTGCTGGGTAACGCCCAGTATAATGGCAATATCGCGCAGCAGCTGTGGGGCTATGCTGCTACAACAAACAGCACATTTACCTACACTTATGATGCGTTAAACAGGTTGAAGAGTGGAGTGAGTACAGGTACGGTGATGAGCGAGGTATTGACATACGACGATATGGGCAATATCAAAACACTGGTCCGTGACAATGGTACGGCGATTACGTACAACTATAACAATACCAATAAGAGCAATAGGCTGGAAAGTCTTTCGGGGGGTGTAACCGGCTCATTTACTTATGACCTGAACGGAAATGCGACCAAGGACCGCACGGGGATGACCCTGAACTACAATTACCTGAACCTGCCCAAAACAGTGACCGGTACGGGTAAGAGTATTGCGTACACCTACGATGCATCGGGTGCTAAGCTGAACCGCAAATCTACAGTTGGAGGTATCACAACCGAGCAGGACTATATCGGTGGGATTGAATACAGCAAAGCTAGTGGAGCAAATCCGGTGATCGAACGAATCGCCACGGAAGATGGCTTCCTGTTGAATAGTTCAGGAAATTATAGTTACTATTACAATCTGACAGATCACCTGGGAAATGTGCGTGTTGTACTGAAGAAAGATGGTACTGCCACAGCCCCTGTTGCGACAGTAATGCAGAAACAGGACTACTATCCATTCGGAAAGACGAAATCTATTGCAACGAGTATCAATAATAAGTATCTTTATAATGGCAAGGAAATGCAGACTGACTTGAATGGCGGGACGCATACCTTGGGAAGTTCTTATGTACTGGAAGGACAGCTGGATTACGGAGCGAGATTCTACGATGCGGAGATCGGACGGTGGAATGTGGTGGATCCGTTGGCGGAGCAGATGAGAAGACATTCACCGTATAATTATAGTTTCAACAATCCCCTACGTTTTATTGATCCAGATGGAATGGGGCCAACGGATATTGTGTATTTTAATAGAAAGGGGCAAGAAACAAGTCGGGTTATCTCAAAAACTGAATTTAAAACTTACGTGAAAGATTCGGACGGTAATTATCAACTAGTTGCAATGCCGAATGTTATAACGGGTAAAGGTGGTTCCAATACTACAGGTGCTGTTTATCAGAAATACGATTACCAAATAGCGGCAAGTACGGCTGTATTCAATATGGATAAAAATGAAGGTTCTCTATCGTTGGTGACGGATGGAGGGAAATCAATACCATCATCGGCCACATCTCAAATACCTGATCTAGATCCTACTACGGTAAAAGCTATTGCAATGCAAGAATCTGGTATTGGTACAGGGAAGGAGGCGAATGAGAAAAAAGATATTATGCAGGTTAACAATGGTGTTAGTAATTTTGCAGATTATAGTCCCTATAAAGCGAATTATGGACTTTCAAAAGGAGTTGTACCTGGCCCTGTTACATCAATTAATGCGGGTATAAAAGATCTAGCGACCAAAGGCTTTAAGGGTGGAGTCGGATATAACTCAAAAACTGACCAAATGAGTTTTAAATTTCAGGGATGGGATAAGGCTATTAATAACTACAACGGAGGTGGTGCTGCTAAATATGGGCAGGACTATCTGAAATCTATAAAAGATATGATCAGGAGCTCTGTAAAACCAAACCCACAAAACTATTAG
- a CDS encoding DUF6896 domain-containing protein codes for MINQIIRKVLNDYVAFINDFKHQFSPNMEEFEQKSSRNRSGQIGGFNYQFHGAGCRLEKDGLVCEFDFMPTNEYPIKFCLWKMREFILTNKAYGLVKLEESELHEVLHTLVEDGTLVKLVLGGVVWEVYQV; via the coding sequence ATGATTAATCAAATTATACGGAAGGTTTTGAATGATTATGTTGCTTTCATTAATGACTTCAAACATCAGTTTTCTCCAAATATGGAAGAATTTGAACAAAAGAGCAGTCGAAATCGCTCGGGACAAATTGGTGGATTCAATTACCAGTTTCATGGTGCGGGCTGCCGTTTAGAAAAAGACGGTTTAGTATGTGAATTTGATTTTATGCCTACCAATGAATATCCCATAAAGTTTTGTTTATGGAAAATGAGGGAATTTATTTTGACCAATAAAGCATATGGATTAGTTAAATTGGAAGAGTCTGAATTGCATGAGGTGCTACATACACTGGTTGAAGATGGCACTCTTGTCAAATTGGTATTGGGCGGCGTGGTTTGGGAAGTATATCAGGTCTGA
- a CDS encoding energy transducer TonB, whose product MGFFGVRKLSFMCIVSISILSQAVGQSLVLDDSIADIPPHMIEIFPEPPYGTNGFKNWIVKNYKIPTAAKKAKVNGKLMINFTIEKDGRLSNFQITKDIGYQTGETLIELIKKSSPWKPGYQNGRAVKSGYTYPLSFSEGDLKLQSEAKRQR is encoded by the coding sequence ATGGGATTTTTTGGGGTTCGCAAGTTATCATTTATGTGTATTGTATCGATAAGCATATTATCGCAGGCTGTCGGTCAGTCACTTGTTTTGGATGACTCAATCGCGGATATTCCTCCTCACATGATTGAAATATTTCCTGAGCCGCCTTATGGTACAAACGGATTTAAAAATTGGATTGTTAAAAATTATAAGATACCAACTGCAGCCAAGAAAGCAAAAGTAAACGGCAAACTGATGATCAATTTTACGATTGAGAAAGATGGACGGCTCAGTAATTTTCAGATAACCAAAGATATCGGTTATCAAACAGGTGAAACACTAATTGAATTGATCAAAAAATCCAGTCCCTGGAAACCGGGATACCAAAATGGACGTGCTGTAAAATCCGGCTATACATACCCCCTATCATTCAGTGAAGGTGATTTAAAATTACAATCTGAGGCAAAAAGACAAAGATGA
- a CDS encoding metallophosphoesterase encodes MKIHIVSDLHREFGYNDFDLNLADVLILAGDTDLGVKGISWLKSLSLDIPIIYVLGNHEYYKGAYPKTLYKIKDAASNSNIHVLENESLEIDRVCFHGCTLWTDFSLKGNPAAYGSLCQSRMNDYKKIRLGDNYVKLRSIDTFRIHQTSRQWLMESLSVSEAKHNIVVTHHAPSMRSLPKKYLDDPISAAYVSDMEAFILKHQPSYWIHGHIHTPVNYKIGNTEIICNPQGYINEPYNGFNKNLVIEI; translated from the coding sequence ATGAAAATCCACATCGTTAGCGACCTGCATAGAGAATTTGGATACAATGATTTCGATCTGAATTTAGCGGATGTACTTATATTGGCTGGAGATACGGATCTAGGAGTAAAAGGGATCAGCTGGCTCAAATCACTTTCTTTGGATATACCGATCATCTATGTACTGGGAAATCATGAATATTATAAGGGAGCATATCCGAAAACACTATATAAAATCAAAGACGCTGCAAGCAATTCAAATATCCATGTGCTGGAAAATGAATCTTTGGAGATCGATCGGGTTTGTTTCCATGGCTGCACACTCTGGACTGATTTTTCGTTAAAGGGCAATCCTGCTGCATATGGATCGCTATGCCAAAGCCGTATGAATGATTATAAGAAGATCAGATTGGGTGACAATTATGTCAAATTAAGAAGCATCGATACGTTTAGAATCCACCAAACTTCGAGACAATGGTTGATGGAAAGTCTTAGTGTCAGCGAAGCGAAACACAACATCGTAGTGACGCATCATGCTCCGAGCATGCGATCCTTACCAAAGAAGTATTTGGACGATCCGATCAGCGCCGCCTACGTCTCGGATATGGAAGCCTTTATCTTAAAGCATCAACCCTCCTACTGGATTCATGGCCATATACATACTCCCGTAAATTATAAAATCGGTAACACCGAAATTATATGCAATCCACAGGGCTATATCAATGAACCGTATAATGGGTTTAATAAGAACCTTGTCATAGAGATATGA
- a CDS encoding HAD domain-containing protein yields MQYEFLLDIDGVMVHANPHRSVEQATDGFYVAKWKKKFLDRDIRIDSLQLLDNAEQHLIDHYTRKDEILGHIGRQCMQPEEIIIIDDDKSLNDLPRELKTRLVSTSSYIGLTEKDLPKLKTILNR; encoded by the coding sequence GTGCAATATGAATTTCTTTTAGATATAGACGGTGTCATGGTACATGCCAATCCACATAGGTCTGTAGAGCAGGCAACTGATGGCTTCTATGTAGCAAAATGGAAAAAGAAATTTCTTGATAGGGATATTCGAATTGATTCACTTCAACTGTTGGATAATGCTGAACAACATTTGATTGATCACTATACGCGAAAGGACGAAATATTAGGTCATATTGGTCGGCAGTGTATGCAACCGGAGGAAATCATCATAATAGATGATGACAAATCGTTAAACGATCTACCTCGAGAGCTAAAGACGAGGCTAGTATCTACATCTTCTTATATCGGATTGACCGAAAAGGATCTTCCCAAATTGAAGACCATACTCAATAGGTAA
- a CDS encoding SDR family oxidoreductase, translating into MKKAASKKIRPLQKQKRPGLEVNMTPVPDTSPLTYPAEGKLHNKVALITGGDSGIGKAVALLFAREGADIVIAYLSETKDAKQTQKEVESFSRKCMLIKGDLGKENHCKKVIELTIKTHKQVDIIVNNAGLHWETESIEKITTEQLNKTFQNNFFSYFWITKYAIPYLKKGASIINTSSVTAYRGSPKLIDYSATKGAIISFTRSLSANLIAKGIRVNAVAPGPVWTPLIASSFDPKKNSEFGSDSPMGRAGMPNEIAPSFLFLASEDSSFISGQVLHPNGGEIING; encoded by the coding sequence ATGAAAAAAGCAGCAAGTAAGAAGATTCGACCGTTGCAAAAGCAAAAGCGACCCGGATTGGAAGTAAATATGACACCAGTTCCTGACACTTCACCGTTAACGTATCCTGCAGAAGGAAAATTGCACAATAAGGTAGCGTTAATTACGGGAGGAGATAGCGGCATAGGCAAAGCTGTAGCTTTGTTATTTGCGAGGGAGGGAGCTGATATTGTTATTGCCTATCTTAGCGAAACAAAAGATGCAAAACAAACCCAGAAAGAGGTTGAATCCTTCTCCAGAAAATGTATGCTGATTAAAGGGGATTTAGGAAAAGAAAATCACTGTAAAAAAGTGATTGAACTTACGATCAAAACGCATAAGCAAGTTGATATTATCGTTAATAATGCAGGTCTTCATTGGGAAACAGAATCAATCGAGAAAATCACCACTGAACAGTTAAACAAGACATTTCAGAATAATTTCTTTTCCTATTTCTGGATTACGAAGTATGCCATACCGTATCTTAAGAAGGGGGCAAGCATCATTAATACCTCCTCTGTGACTGCATATCGAGGCAGTCCAAAGTTGATCGATTATTCTGCAACAAAAGGAGCAATAATTTCTTTCACACGAAGCTTGTCAGCAAATCTTATCGCTAAAGGAATTAGGGTCAATGCTGTTGCGCCAGGTCCGGTATGGACTCCATTGATCGCATCTTCATTTGACCCTAAAAAAAACTCCGAATTTGGAAGCGACTCCCCCATGGGGAGGGCAGGAATGCCGAATGAGATTGCACCAAGTTTTCTATTTCTCGCTAGCGAAGATTCAAGTTTTATAAGCGGTCAAGTTTTACATCCCAATGGTGGAGAAATCATCAATGGTTAG
- a CDS encoding antibiotic biosynthesis monooxygenase, whose protein sequence is METNGATVVISHHIREGRDHDYEQWLNEIGPLCRNARGLIDWQIIRPIQGLTYLYTVIIRFDTISNLKHWMQSDDRKQLIEKIRPLLAKDDNYYINTGLDFLFTSENSTMKPPVRWKQFLVTWSAIYPLSIVIPLILLPILKRLGFPPIRLLDSLFISCAVVALMVYVIMPNYTKWIKKWLYR, encoded by the coding sequence ATGGAAACTAATGGAGCAACAGTAGTAATTTCTCACCATATCAGAGAGGGAAGGGATCACGACTATGAGCAATGGCTGAATGAGATAGGACCGCTCTGCAGAAATGCCAGAGGGCTTATCGACTGGCAGATCATTCGTCCGATTCAGGGGTTAACGTACCTCTATACCGTTATCATTCGTTTTGATACGATAAGTAATTTGAAACACTGGATGCAATCCGACGATAGAAAACAATTGATTGAAAAAATCCGCCCCCTTTTGGCAAAAGATGATAATTATTACATTAACACGGGACTTGATTTTTTATTTACTTCGGAAAATAGCACAATGAAGCCTCCGGTGCGCTGGAAGCAGTTTTTGGTAACATGGTCGGCTATTTATCCTTTGTCAATAGTAATTCCGTTAATTTTACTTCCAATATTAAAAAGGCTGGGATTCCCTCCCATCCGGTTGCTTGATTCACTGTTTATATCTTGTGCTGTTGTTGCATTAATGGTCTATGTCATTATGCCAAACTATACAAAATGGATAAAAAAATGGCTTTATCGGTAA